A single region of the Duganella sp. BuS-21 genome encodes:
- a CDS encoding SOS response-associated peptidase → MCVNYITVGRQICFDWFKTPMEVDEAWRDDINQDYRAPFIIHDERGQRRGQVGTYGFVPQRHRPYKKLTPAEEQAVEEGREVKRKRIPMHTMNARAEEVGSKVTYKRFWLQQQLCIVPALGVFEPNWETGQHERWLIKLASGEPFGLPGMWRTWEEEDGTVVHTFNHFTLNANEHPLLKRFHSDEEKRGVAILRPEHYDDWLGSNNPEFARALIGLYPAQELSAAPAPRPPRQKEVSEAVDSAPPVQADLF, encoded by the coding sequence ATGTGTGTCAACTACATCACTGTCGGCCGACAGATTTGCTTCGACTGGTTCAAGACGCCGATGGAGGTCGACGAGGCGTGGCGGGACGACATCAACCAGGATTACCGCGCGCCGTTCATCATCCACGATGAGCGCGGACAGCGACGCGGCCAGGTGGGCACGTATGGTTTCGTGCCGCAGCGGCACCGGCCGTACAAAAAGCTGACCCCGGCGGAAGAGCAGGCGGTTGAAGAGGGCAGGGAGGTGAAGCGCAAACGCATCCCAATGCACACCATGAATGCGCGCGCGGAGGAAGTCGGCAGCAAGGTCACCTATAAGCGTTTCTGGCTGCAGCAGCAGTTATGCATCGTGCCTGCGCTGGGGGTGTTCGAGCCCAACTGGGAGACCGGTCAGCACGAGCGCTGGCTCATCAAGCTCGCCAGCGGGGAGCCTTTCGGTCTGCCGGGCATGTGGCGCACGTGGGAGGAGGAGGACGGTACGGTCGTCCATACGTTCAACCATTTCACCCTCAACGCCAATGAGCACCCGCTGCTGAAGCGGTTCCACTCCGATGAGGAAAAGCGCGGCGTGGCGATACTCAGGCCCGAGCATTACGATGATTGGCTGGGCTCGAATAACCCGGAATTTGCGCGTGCGCTCATCGGGTTGTATCCGGCGCAGGAACTGAGCGCGGCGCCGGCGCCAAGACCTCCTCGACAAAAGGAGGTGAGCGAGGCCGTCGATTCGGCGCCTCCTGTTCAGGCGGATTTGTTCTGA